TCCCCGCCGCGTACGACGCCCCGTCTCAGCCACCGTAGTCGTGCCGCCGCACAAACACCTAAGGTATTTCACGTCGTATGAGCCGATGGTAAATGGTCGACTCGACTCAGCTTGCGGAAAGCAAATCCATACACCGAGAGACCGGGAAGACCTTCTATTACGCGACGCGGCTCCTCCCCGAACGCGTTCGACATCCGACGTACGTCCTGTACGCGTTCTTCCGAGTCGCGGACGAGGTCGTCGACGATCCGGACGGGTCGAGTCCCGTCGAGCAACACGAGCAACTGATCGAGATTAGGGATGCCGCGCTCGGCCGCGAACCGACCGACGATCCCGTGTTGGCGGCGTTCTCGGAGGTCAGAGATCGGTACGGAATCCCCGACGAGGAGATCGTTCAGTTCATCGACGCGATGCGGACGGACATAGAGAAGTCGCGGTACGAGACGTACGACGAACTGGAGGCGTACATGCGCGGCTCAGCGGCCGCGGTCGGCGTCATGATGACGATCATCATGGACGCCGACGACGCCGATTCGGCGATCCCGAAGGCTCGGCGTCTCGGCGAGGCGTTCCAGTTGACCAACTTCCTCCGCGATGTCGGTGAGGACATCGCCGACCGCGACCGGATCTACCTCCCAGAGGCGACCCTCGAAGCGTGCGGGGCCGCCCCGGCAGACATCGAACGTCGCCGCTTCACCGCCGAGATCGGGGCCGCGGTCGAACGAGAGATGAAGCGTGCGGAGGGGCTGTATCGGGAGGGCGTTTCGGGGATCAAATATCTCCCGGTCGATTGTCAGCTCCCCG
This genomic window from Natronomonas salsuginis contains:
- a CDS encoding phytoene/squalene synthase family protein, producing MVDSTQLAESKSIHRETGKTFYYATRLLPERVRHPTYVLYAFFRVADEVVDDPDGSSPVEQHEQLIEIRDAALGREPTDDPVLAAFSEVRDRYGIPDEEIVQFIDAMRTDIEKSRYETYDELEAYMRGSAAAVGVMMTIIMDADDADSAIPKARRLGEAFQLTNFLRDVGEDIADRDRIYLPEATLEACGAAPADIERRRFTAEIGAAVEREMKRAEGLYREGVSGIKYLPVDCQLPVLTAAILYADHHRLIRQLDYDTITETPSIGTVRKLVLVAKTRWYWAWNKDPEAVFAKVSEIPMVEDGPTPRSHPDDPLPMG